Within the Arthrobacter sp. UKPF54-2 genome, the region GCCCCAGGACAGGAATGCCTCGTTGCTGAGGGTCGCCGCGAGCAGGGCCAGGACGCCGTTGGCCATCAGGTTGCCGGCCGGCGGTCCGATCTGGGCGGCGGAGGACCAGAAGCCGCGCTTGCGGGCGTCGCCGAATTCGCTGGAGAGCAGGACGGCCCCGCCCCATTCGCCGCCGACGCCGATGCCCTGCGCCAGGCGCAGCAGCACCAGGATCGCCGGGGCGGCGACGCCGATGGAGGAGTAGTCGGGAAGTACGCCGATGAGCACGGTGGCGACGCCGATCAGCATCAGGGTGACCACCAGGACGTGCTTGCGGCCGATCCTGTCGCCGAGCCGGCCGAAGATCACCCCGCCGATGGGGCGGGCGAGGTAGCCGACGGCGAAGGTGGAGAAGGACAGCAGCAGTCCCACCAGCTCATCCCCTACGGGGAAGAAGATCTTGGGGAAGATCAGTGCCGAGGCCACGGAGTAGATCGCGAAGTCGTAGTACTCCAGCGAGGTGCCGGTAAGGCTTGCGATGTAGGCCTTGAGGGCACCGGGCGGCAGCTGCTTCTTGCCGCCATTTTTGCCGCCGGTCGGAACGGCCTGGTTGGGTGTGGTCATGATGTTCCTCCAGTTGCGGGTGGTGCCTGTGCCGGGCGGGTGTGCTTAGACGACTGCTGTGTTAGACGAAGGGGGCGGTGCCGATGCCGGCGGCGTTGAGCGCCTCGCGGACGGCGGCTGCCATGGCGACGGCTCCCGGGGAGTCGCCGTGGACGCAGATGCTTTCGGCCCGGATCTTCAGGATGGAGCCGTTGATGGTGCGGACGGCGGAGTCCGTGGCCATCCGGAGCACATGTTCGGTGACTTCTGCGTGGTCGTGCAGCACGGCGCCGGGGAGCGTTCGGGACACCAGGGTGCCGTCCGGGTTGTAGGCGCGGTCCGCGAAGGCTTCGGGGACCGCGCGCAGCCCGGCTGCCTCGGCCAAGCGGAGCACTTCCGATCCCGGCAGGCCCAGGAGGGCCAGGTTCGGGTCGACGGATTTCACGGCGTCGACGACGGCCTTGGCCTGCGCGGTGTGCGCCACGATCGCGTTGTAGAGGCCGCCGTGCGGCTTGACGTAGCTGACCCTGCCGCCCTCCGCCGCGGCCAGCGCCTGCAGGGCACCGATCTGGTAGACGACGTCGTCGGCCAGTTCGATGGGGTCGATGTCCAGGAAGCGGCGGCCGAAACCGGCCAGGTCGCGGTAGCCGACGTGCGCGCCGATCACCACACCGGCGGCTACCGCCTCGCGGCAGGTCTTCCGGATGACCGACGGGTCCCCGGCGTGGAAACCGCAGGCAACGTTGGCGCTCGATACGGAGCGGAACATCGCGGTGTCGTCGCCGAGGCTCCAGCGTCCGTAGGACTCGCCGACGTCGCTGTTCAGGTCGATGGTGGTCAGCCCGGTAGTTGCCATGTGTGATCCTCGTCTCAATGCTTGGCCTCTTCAAGGATGCACCATCTTGTCGGATTGTTCAACAATCCGACGATTCCCGTTGGGGACACTCGTGTAGATTCGGCACTATGACGACTTCCGACGCCGGCCCCCGCGCCCTCGCGGCCGCGGCCCGCCTGCGCATTGCCGTCCCGTCGGTGGCGGACCGGGTCGCAGCAGAACTCCGCCAACAGCTGGCCGACGGCGTGCTGCTGCCGGGCACCCGGCTGACCGAGTCGACGATTGCCGAAGACCTCGGGGTCTCCCGCAACACCGTGCGGGAGGCCTTTGCCGAACTGGCTGCGGAACGGCTGGTGGTCCGG harbors:
- a CDS encoding LamB/YcsF family protein → MTTIDLNSDVGESYGRWSLGDDTAMFRSVSSANVACGFHAGDPSVIRKTCREAVAAGVVIGAHVGYRDLAGFGRRFLDIDPIELADDVVYQIGALQALAAAEGGRVSYVKPHGGLYNAIVAHTAQAKAVVDAVKSVDPNLALLGLPGSEVLRLAEAAGLRAVPEAFADRAYNPDGTLVSRTLPGAVLHDHAEVTEHVLRMATDSAVRTINGSILKIRAESICVHGDSPGAVAMAAAVREALNAAGIGTAPFV